One genomic region from Bacillus sp. SLBN-46 encodes:
- a CDS encoding protein adenylyltransferase SelO family protein — MTKKINDPGWNFDNSYTQLPEAFYKSTNPTPVNSPQLVVLNGTLAKYLGLNIQALQGEEGIAVFAGNKIPEGGSPLAQAYAGHQFGHFTMLGDGRAVLLGEQLTPENKRVDIQLKGPGRTPFSRGGDGRASLGPMLREYIISEAMHALGIPTTRSLAVVSTGEPVYRETVLPGAILTRVAASHIRVGTFQYAARFGTVEDLRALADYTISRHYPDIVDDENKYLSFLKEVIKHQAALIAKWQLVGFIHGVMNTDNMAISGETIDYGPCAFMDEYSPATVFSSIDREGRYAFGNQPYIAVWNLARLAESLLTLLNENQDEAVRLAEGALLGYGELFEGYWLTGMRAKLGIFNEEEQDDSLVKELLQLMEKHRADYTNTFISLTFDTQKDAALFVDPEFAQWHEKWQARLGRQQESKESSHELMRKSNPSVIPRNHRVEEALEAAVEQGDFSVMDKLLHVISKPYAHSPEQEEYCALPSPSGRPYQTFCGT, encoded by the coding sequence ATGACAAAAAAAATAAATGACCCAGGCTGGAACTTCGACAATAGTTATACTCAATTGCCAGAAGCATTTTATAAAAGCACCAATCCAACACCCGTTAACTCACCGCAATTGGTCGTTCTAAACGGCACATTAGCAAAATATTTGGGGCTGAATATCCAGGCATTACAAGGGGAAGAGGGGATTGCTGTTTTTGCAGGTAATAAGATTCCCGAAGGTGGTTCACCTCTTGCGCAAGCCTATGCAGGGCATCAATTTGGTCATTTTACCATGCTAGGTGATGGGCGGGCTGTACTGCTTGGTGAACAGTTGACTCCCGAAAATAAACGGGTGGATATTCAGCTCAAGGGGCCTGGAAGAACGCCATTTTCTCGAGGCGGTGATGGCCGAGCCTCGCTCGGACCCATGCTGCGAGAATATATCATTAGTGAAGCCATGCATGCGCTTGGTATTCCGACTACCCGCAGTCTCGCTGTCGTATCAACAGGGGAACCAGTATACCGAGAAACGGTACTGCCAGGTGCTATTCTAACCCGTGTGGCGGCGAGTCATATTCGTGTCGGTACGTTTCAATATGCGGCAAGATTTGGTACTGTAGAGGATTTACGAGCTTTAGCCGACTATACTATTAGCCGTCATTATCCTGATATTGTAGATGATGAGAATAAGTATCTTTCATTTTTAAAGGAAGTAATTAAGCATCAGGCTGCACTTATTGCAAAATGGCAGCTGGTAGGCTTTATTCACGGGGTAATGAACACCGATAACATGGCCATTAGCGGCGAAACGATTGATTATGGTCCATGCGCTTTTATGGATGAATATAGTCCGGCTACTGTATTCAGTTCCATTGATCGGGAAGGCCGTTACGCGTTTGGCAACCAACCATATATTGCTGTATGGAATCTGGCGCGATTGGCTGAGTCGCTATTGACGCTTTTGAATGAAAATCAAGATGAGGCTGTGAGGCTGGCTGAAGGAGCACTTTTAGGTTATGGTGAGTTGTTTGAAGGGTATTGGCTCACAGGGATGAGAGCGAAGCTAGGAATCTTTAATGAAGAGGAACAAGATGATTCACTAGTGAAAGAACTGCTTCAGTTGATGGAAAAGCACCGGGCAGACTACACCAATACCTTTATCTCATTAACCTTTGATACACAGAAGGATGCAGCACTGTTTGTGGATCCGGAATTTGCTCAATGGCATGAGAAGTGGCAGGCGAGATTAGGCAGGCAGCAGGAATCGAAAGAATCATCACATGAGTTAATGCGAAAAAGCAATCCATCGGTCATTCCTCGAAATCACCGGGTAGAAGAGGCTTTAGAAGCTGCGGTGGAACAGGGTGATTTCAGTGTAATGGATAAGCTTCTTCATGTGATATCAAAACCCTACGCTCATTCTCCTGAGCAGGAAGAATACTGCGCACTGCCTTCACCATCAGGTCGTCCGTATCAAACGTTTTGCGGTACTTGA
- a CDS encoding HAMP domain-containing sensor histidine kinase — MFTKTKRRLVITNSLVFFILQNTFGAMIYLYTHYSLYHQVDNNVLEKKNHLLHERERLGTELNQEREENHRLVYLLWEKGKKLNKVIPTNSLTDKDTEQFAKFLNTEGMQSTSIGANSYRLITIPISTNKNYAPVKKIQVIYNLKREKEMLFHLLMVICFGSILSVFIAILAGIYLANKALIPIKFSWEKQQQFVADASHELRTPLSVMKLNLEHLFRHPDNSIEEESETIHQAIQEINYLSKMSSDLLTLARSDSNQLQLIQETIQLDELICQVAKGFNALALLKSVHLKVDLAPIQIIGDTERLKQLFVILIDNAIKYTKQNGSVFIKGSIKSSRAMIEIVDTGIGISKEDLPHIFNRYYRGDKSRSRHIEGSGLGLSIAEWIVQSHSGKIRVKSNIGEGTHVFVTLPLSK; from the coding sequence ATGTTTACAAAAACAAAACGCCGGCTTGTCATTACTAACTCTCTTGTTTTCTTTATACTCCAAAATACCTTTGGAGCAATGATTTATTTATATACGCATTATAGTTTGTATCATCAAGTAGATAATAACGTTTTAGAAAAGAAAAACCACTTACTTCACGAAAGGGAAAGATTGGGGACGGAATTGAACCAGGAGCGTGAGGAAAATCATCGGCTTGTCTATTTGTTATGGGAGAAAGGTAAGAAACTGAATAAAGTAATACCTACCAACTCTTTAACCGATAAAGATACTGAGCAATTTGCTAAATTCTTAAATACGGAAGGGATGCAATCAACGTCAATTGGAGCTAATTCTTACCGCTTAATTACGATACCAATATCAACTAATAAAAACTATGCACCTGTAAAAAAAATTCAAGTAATCTATAACCTTAAACGAGAAAAAGAGATGTTATTCCATTTGCTTATGGTGATTTGTTTCGGGTCTATTTTAAGTGTTTTTATCGCTATCTTAGCAGGAATTTATTTAGCTAATAAAGCTTTAATACCTATTAAATTTTCATGGGAAAAGCAGCAGCAATTTGTTGCAGATGCGTCACATGAATTGCGTACTCCACTATCTGTTATGAAGCTAAATCTTGAACACTTATTTCGCCATCCTGACAATTCAATTGAAGAGGAAAGTGAGACCATTCATCAGGCTATACAAGAAATTAACTACTTATCCAAGATGTCTTCAGATTTACTAACATTAGCTCGATCTGATTCCAATCAGCTACAGTTAATACAAGAAACCATTCAGTTAGATGAACTTATATGTCAAGTAGCTAAGGGCTTTAATGCATTGGCCTTATTAAAAAGTGTTCACCTAAAAGTTGACCTTGCCCCTATTCAAATAATTGGAGATACAGAGAGACTAAAACAACTGTTTGTTATTCTTATTGATAATGCCATTAAATACACAAAGCAAAATGGCTCTGTTTTTATTAAAGGAAGCATTAAGAGCTCACGTGCAATGATCGAAATAGTGGATACAGGGATTGGAATATCGAAGGAGGATTTGCCTCATATTTTTAATCGATATTATCGTGGTGATAAATCACGAAGCCGTCATATAGAAGGATCTGGCTTAGGGCTCTCTATAGCAGAATGGATTGTTCAATCTCATTCGGGCAAAATTAGGGTTAAAAGCAATATAGGGGAAGGGACACATGTTTTTGTCACACTGCCACTAAGTAAATAA
- a CDS encoding response regulator transcription factor produces the protein MRVLVVEDDLPLRRIITTILEEEQYEVDQAEDGEEGYLMASSYDYDLITLDIMLPKMDGFTLIKKLKRDGCQIPTLFLTAKDRVEDRVKGLDFGADDYIVKPFATEEFLARIRSLLRRSGKIGIEGKISYGPILLDTNQHEGFIKEESLKLTIKEYELLYYLIQNKEQILTRDQIFERVWGIESETTEAIVDLYIHYLRKKLAPFGYEKLIRTIRGVGYMVRE, from the coding sequence TTGCGTGTGCTGGTCGTTGAGGATGATTTACCGTTAAGACGGATCATAACAACCATATTAGAAGAAGAACAATACGAAGTGGATCAAGCGGAAGATGGGGAAGAAGGTTATCTTATGGCCTCATCCTATGATTATGATTTAATCACACTTGATATTATGCTTCCAAAGATGGATGGTTTTACACTGATAAAAAAGTTAAAACGTGACGGATGTCAAATACCCACATTATTTCTGACGGCAAAAGATCGAGTTGAGGATCGTGTGAAGGGACTAGACTTTGGAGCAGACGATTATATTGTTAAACCCTTTGCTACTGAGGAATTTTTAGCAAGGATCAGGTCGTTACTTCGCAGGTCAGGGAAAATAGGAATTGAAGGGAAAATATCTTACGGTCCCATTCTTCTTGATACCAACCAACACGAAGGTTTTATAAAAGAAGAAAGTTTAAAGTTAACAATTAAAGAATATGAATTGCTATATTATTTAATTCAAAATAAAGAACAAATTTTAACGAGAGACCAGATTTTTGAAAGAGTTTGGGGAATAGAATCAGAAACAACAGAAGCCATTGTGGATCTCTACATCCATTATTTACGGAAAAAGTTAGCTCCTTTTGGTTATGAAAAGCTAATTCGGACAATTCGTGGTGTGGGTTATATGGTAAGGGAGTAA
- a CDS encoding RnfABCDGE type electron transport complex subunit D: protein MRTIKWMKTPKGYVTISLITYLIIASIGYRTINGFRNAFIAVVAAFVIEFFYSRMTNRKSSKDGAVITGLIISLVLSITTSWAYVVGTAAIAILSKHLLVFKKKPIFNPAAIGLFVSVFIFHTGHSWWGAFGDLPSWLMMFLLIGGYIVTDRVNKFPQVFAFLGTFFVLLFFMGYFQVGDAADALRPPFINATIFFGLFMLTDPPTSPAKYKNQILFGAISAISGIVVYGMLGGLTYLFFGVFMGNLYNYLNKRSVMKASELKQQRVKNSQRALYK from the coding sequence ATGAGAACAATTAAATGGATGAAAACACCAAAAGGATATGTCACAATTAGTTTAATAACATATTTAATTATCGCATCAATTGGATACAGAACAATAAATGGGTTTCGAAATGCTTTTATTGCCGTTGTTGCAGCATTTGTTATAGAGTTCTTCTATAGCAGGATGACCAATCGCAAAAGCAGCAAGGATGGAGCTGTTATTACCGGCTTAATTATTTCATTGGTTTTGAGTATAACAACTTCATGGGCGTATGTGGTAGGAACAGCCGCTATCGCCATCTTGTCTAAACATCTTTTGGTATTCAAAAAGAAACCTATTTTTAACCCAGCAGCTATAGGGTTATTTGTATCTGTTTTTATTTTTCATACAGGTCATAGCTGGTGGGGAGCGTTTGGGGACCTACCGTCGTGGCTAATGATGTTCCTGTTGATTGGAGGTTACATTGTTACCGATCGTGTGAATAAATTCCCTCAAGTGTTTGCCTTTTTGGGGACCTTTTTTGTATTGCTATTTTTCATGGGATATTTTCAAGTTGGTGATGCAGCAGATGCTCTTCGCCCACCCTTTATCAATGCCACTATATTTTTTGGACTTTTTATGCTTACCGATCCTCCTACTTCGCCTGCTAAATATAAGAATCAAATTCTTTTTGGTGCCATTTCAGCCATTTCAGGTATTGTTGTTTATGGAATGCTTGGAGGCTTGACTTATTTATTTTTCGGCGTATTTATGGGGAATTTATATAATTATTTGAATAAACGTTCAGTTATGAAGGCTTCTGAACTTAAGCAGCAGCGTGTAAAAAATTCACAGAGAGCGCTTTATAAATAA
- a CDS encoding FAD:protein FMN transferase → MRITKLYMDTVVDVQVVTRKEEKEVEEKINRAFLAFQRVEEACSRFSPSSELMKACQNVGRPIEISPYLFEPLYFALQIAQITNGLFDPTVGKVMEEYGFNRHYLTGSMIHSPSAETGTYQDILLSQATRTLTIMKPLVIDLGAVAKGFAIDLAARELIDFEGFVINAGGDLFAGGLNEKGIPWEIGIQHPYQRDLLIETIKLSNEAICTSGSYERKNHTIPSLHHIVNPNTKSSPNHLVSSSIVAPFAMMADAFSTVAFLLGEEKGKAVIEELSLKGLLITPKLKIIRAGGI, encoded by the coding sequence ATGAGAATAACAAAATTATATATGGATACCGTGGTCGATGTACAGGTTGTTACGCGGAAAGAAGAAAAAGAGGTCGAAGAGAAAATAAATCGTGCATTTCTTGCTTTTCAACGAGTGGAAGAAGCGTGCAGCCGATTTAGTCCTTCAAGTGAATTAATGAAAGCTTGTCAAAATGTCGGCAGGCCAATTGAAATTAGTCCGTATCTTTTCGAACCGCTATACTTTGCCCTTCAAATAGCTCAAATAACGAATGGGTTATTTGATCCTACAGTAGGGAAGGTGATGGAGGAATACGGATTTAATCGTCATTATTTAACAGGCTCGATGATCCATAGTCCTTCTGCTGAAACAGGTACTTATCAGGATATTTTATTAAGCCAAGCAACAAGGACCTTAACAATAATGAAACCTTTAGTCATAGATTTAGGTGCAGTAGCAAAAGGATTTGCGATTGATTTAGCTGCTCGTGAACTAATAGACTTTGAAGGGTTTGTCATCAACGCTGGCGGTGATTTATTTGCTGGTGGGCTGAACGAAAAGGGGATTCCGTGGGAAATTGGAATCCAGCATCCGTATCAAAGGGATCTTCTGATTGAAACAATTAAACTTTCCAATGAAGCAATCTGTACTTCTGGAAGTTATGAGCGAAAGAATCATACAATTCCAAGTTTACATCACATAGTTAATCCAAACACTAAGTCTTCGCCCAATCATTTAGTAAGCAGTAGCATTGTTGCTCCTTTTGCGATGATGGCTGATGCTTTTTCAACTGTAGCATTTCTACTAGGTGAAGAGAAGGGGAAAGCGGTTATTGAAGAACTAAGTCTTAAGGGGTTGCTGATCACACCAAAATTAAAGATAATCAGGGCTGGGGGAATATAA
- a CDS encoding FMN-binding protein, with amino-acid sequence MKEIDKKWIILCSTAVAAVYSAGYLTTENQVSIEQPIHQVAKNIQTNNKAPNGVSVSDTQINKLYKDGTFTGTGLNRRGSIDVTVTIQNDKITDVEISDFAMHYSESDIVGLPNEVLKNQSAQVINVSGATYSTQAFEDAVQDALNQALNTVG; translated from the coding sequence ATGAAAGAAATAGACAAAAAATGGATCATCCTTTGTTCCACGGCAGTTGCAGCTGTATACTCAGCTGGTTATTTAACAACGGAAAATCAAGTGAGCATTGAACAGCCTATTCATCAAGTGGCGAAAAACATACAAACAAATAACAAAGCACCAAATGGTGTTTCGGTTAGCGATACTCAAATAAATAAACTCTATAAAGATGGTACGTTCACTGGTACAGGATTGAATAGAAGGGGTTCTATTGATGTTACGGTAACCATTCAAAACGATAAGATTACGGATGTTGAAATAAGCGATTTTGCTATGCATTATTCGGAAAGCGATATTGTGGGGCTACCTAATGAAGTCTTGAAGAATCAAAGTGCACAGGTTATAAATGTTTCAGGTGCAACGTATAGTACGCAAGCATTTGAGGATGCCGTTCAAGATGCCCTTAATCAAGCATTAAATACAGTGGGGTAA
- a CDS encoding SprT family zinc-dependent metalloprotease codes for MIHTYLGKTICFEIKYKNRSSMGITMDSYGNVEVQTPKGTPDEKVIQLLEKNWEPIQQRLKEIKERLQGPQEKVYEHGEIFLYLGNTFPIQIFQDSTITQDYVKFEEDKLHIYVKYPEDEKIKHALKRFYYQQCKAIVEKSISSYQSYFKTKPRSIRITDSQTTWGTCDSRHQLTFNWRLAMAPQSVIDYVVVHEMCHMVHLNHDRSFWRLVGKILPDYKEKENWLALSNWKMTV; via the coding sequence ATGATACATACATACTTAGGTAAGACCATATGTTTTGAAATTAAGTACAAAAATCGTTCCTCCATGGGTATCACGATGGATAGCTATGGAAATGTGGAAGTCCAAACACCGAAAGGAACACCAGATGAAAAGGTAATCCAACTATTAGAGAAAAATTGGGAACCCATTCAGCAAAGATTAAAAGAAATAAAGGAGCGGCTGCAGGGACCGCAGGAAAAGGTATATGAGCATGGTGAAATATTTCTTTATTTAGGAAATACCTTTCCCATACAGATTTTTCAAGACAGTACCATTACCCAAGATTACGTGAAATTTGAGGAAGATAAATTACATATATATGTGAAGTACCCAGAAGATGAGAAAATAAAACATGCATTAAAACGCTTCTATTATCAGCAGTGTAAAGCAATAGTTGAAAAGAGCATCTCCTCATATCAAAGTTACTTTAAAACAAAACCACGTTCGATTCGGATCACAGATAGCCAAACTACATGGGGAACCTGTGATTCGAGGCATCAGTTAACCTTTAATTGGAGGCTGGCGATGGCACCGCAAAGTGTGATTGATTATGTAGTTGTTCACGAAATGTGTCACATGGTGCATTTAAATCATGACCGGTCTTTTTGGAGGCTGGTTGGAAAAATATTGCCTGATTATAAAGAAAAAGAAAACTGGTTGGCATTATCCAACTGGAAAATGACTGTATAA
- a CDS encoding NlpC/P60 family protein, with amino-acid sequence MIKKFFKYTVTATILAATIQVTPTFASPETSVIQGQINTTEDQIDNFETKIQQLDDRISQSMDKSQKLNDQIKTQQGKIVETEAEIEESKASLEAHKEVYSERLKSIQLEGKQSIVTYAELLLSSNNLSEFFTRFTAISSIMESDTALLNGLNEKEQALTEAEKKLHEEYNQLKKSQNELASEQKKIQEDKAEIQKELATAESTLQNQQNQLAQQQAQEEAQKRAQEEELRQAQLAQQQVTQRQSGGTKTSKSAPSLNVSNESTSATASNVIAIAKRYMGVPYVWGGTTPNGFDCSGLTSYVFRQVGINLPRVSRDQQRVGTRISPSQVQPGDLVFRGSPAYHVGIYIGGGQYIHAPQTGDVVKISTYNPAKFTSAARVLHP; translated from the coding sequence ATGATAAAAAAATTCTTTAAATATACAGTTACAGCTACCATTCTTGCCGCTACGATCCAAGTAACACCTACTTTTGCGAGTCCGGAAACGTCAGTAATCCAGGGTCAAATTAATACAACGGAAGACCAAATTGATAATTTTGAAACCAAGATTCAACAATTAGATGACAGAATCAGTCAATCAATGGATAAAAGTCAGAAACTAAACGATCAAATAAAAACACAACAAGGTAAAATTGTCGAAACAGAAGCTGAAATTGAAGAATCTAAAGCGTCCCTAGAAGCACACAAAGAGGTCTATTCAGAACGCCTTAAGAGCATTCAGTTAGAGGGAAAACAATCAATCGTTACATACGCAGAACTTTTGCTTTCGTCTAATAACCTTTCTGAGTTTTTCACCCGTTTTACTGCTATCTCGAGTATTATGGAAAGTGATACAGCCTTACTAAACGGCTTAAATGAAAAAGAGCAAGCATTAACAGAAGCAGAGAAAAAATTACATGAAGAGTATAATCAATTAAAAAAGAGCCAAAATGAATTAGCATCTGAACAAAAAAAGATTCAAGAAGATAAAGCAGAAATTCAAAAAGAATTAGCTACTGCGGAGAGTACATTACAAAATCAACAGAATCAATTGGCTCAACAGCAGGCTCAAGAAGAGGCTCAGAAACGTGCACAGGAAGAGGAACTTCGCCAAGCTCAATTAGCTCAGCAACAGGTTACTCAAAGACAGTCTGGAGGAACCAAGACTTCAAAATCTGCACCTTCTCTAAATGTGTCTAATGAATCTACCTCTGCAACGGCAAGTAATGTCATTGCTATTGCGAAAAGATATATGGGCGTTCCTTATGTTTGGGGAGGTACAACACCAAATGGATTTGATTGTTCTGGATTAACAAGTTATGTGTTCCGTCAAGTTGGCATCAATCTTCCAAGGGTGTCACGTGACCAACAAAGGGTTGGAACAAGAATCTCTCCAAGTCAAGTACAGCCGGGAGATCTAGTATTTAGAGGTTCACCTGCCTACCATGTTGGTATTTATATTGGAGGTGGACAATACATCCATGCACCACAAACTGGTGATGTGGTGAAGATTTCTACTTATAACCCAGCAAAATTCACGAGTGCTGCTAGAGTACTGCATCCTTAA
- a CDS encoding MmcQ/YjbR family DNA-binding protein: MKTHNTAGMLEKVRSICLALPESTEIIDGFGHNTFKINGKSFVISGESEKGFSLSFKSDKETQELLLQKEYFFKTPYIGHHGWVSIQKPEGQDWDELADLIQEAYLRAAPKRLVKKWNELLAK, from the coding sequence ATGAAAACACATAACACGGCAGGAATGCTTGAAAAAGTGCGCAGCATTTGTCTTGCCCTTCCTGAATCTACTGAAATTATCGACGGTTTCGGTCACAATACGTTTAAAATCAATGGAAAATCCTTCGTGATATCAGGTGAAAGCGAGAAAGGATTCAGCCTGTCGTTTAAATCAGACAAGGAAACACAGGAATTATTGCTGCAGAAAGAATATTTTTTCAAAACCCCGTACATAGGACATCATGGCTGGGTGTCTATTCAAAAACCAGAGGGACAAGACTGGGATGAGTTGGCGGATCTCATTCAAGAAGCCTATTTGCGTGCAGCACCAAAGCGTTTGGTTAAGAAATGGAATGAGTTACTTGCAAAGTGA
- a CDS encoding VOC family protein yields the protein MGRLVHFEIHVSEMERAKKFYGEVFGWSFQDWSEYAGMPYFGAVTGDENEPGINGALMQRQSAPPETNQAMNGYACTMGVENYDLTESKILEHGGKVAMPKYALPGMAWQGYYIDTEGNVFGIHQPDTNAK from the coding sequence ATGGGAAGATTAGTTCATTTTGAAATTCATGTGAGTGAAATGGAAAGGGCAAAAAAGTTTTATGGCGAGGTATTCGGTTGGTCATTTCAGGATTGGAGTGAGTATGCGGGCATGCCTTATTTTGGAGCAGTGACTGGCGATGAAAATGAACCAGGGATTAATGGTGCTTTGATGCAGCGTCAAAGTGCTCCGCCGGAAACTAATCAAGCAATGAATGGATATGCTTGTACAATGGGAGTAGAAAATTACGATCTAACAGAATCGAAAATTCTTGAACATGGCGGCAAGGTCGCCATGCCTAAATATGCCCTTCCTGGAATGGCGTGGCAAGGATACTATATTGATACCGAAGGCAATGTTTTCGGAATTCATCAACCCGATACGAATGCAAAATAG